From the genome of Danaus plexippus chromosome 30, MEX_DaPlex, whole genome shotgun sequence, one region includes:
- the LOC116776655 gene encoding enhancer of rudimentary homolog codes for MSHTILLVQPGPKPETRTYSDYESVNDCMEGVCKIYEEHLKRRNPTTPTITYDISQLFDFVDQLADLSCLVYQKSTNTYAPYNKDWIKEKIYVLLRQAAGQSD; via the exons atg TCCCACACAATTTTGTTGGTGCAGCCGGGTCCGAAGCCTGAAACGAGGACGTACTCGGACTACGAAAGTGTTAATGATTGTATGGAGGGAGTTTGTAAGATATATGAAGAGCATTTGAAAAGGCGGAATCCTACAACTCCTACGATAACATACGATATATCACAATTGTTTGATTTCGTTGATCAG ctCGCAGATTTAAGTTGTCTAGTGTACCAAAAGTCAACAAACACGTATGCACCATATAATAAGGATTGGATTAAGGAGAAAATCTATGTACTTCTCCGCCAAGCGGCCGGCCAAAGTGATTGA
- the LOC116776590 gene encoding breast cancer type 2 susceptibility protein homolog isoform X2 — protein sequence MDHEDNIDVFVHKLQNRKGASFSVYRESGSNSKDYDELRVGDVLKTISKQIMTIKNSDRLNQDVRKNITLSSHKKCGFIPLASIQAETCSMDTQLIDFVRKAEAMIQEENDREKNKLTSPRDVASEKERIVLMDNTKQYMPEQHKVLNITEERQCGGKINDKCCEVGNKEDSNDITDLHNKSNSGDKLEAPTSPILSSSRSTSKPLVCMLEEFDNFEKLAVPVLRKFTDFNEAKRAIHTQVKAKNFAIQSHSESVKYDRDKGIQNVLGATRNAVNQADDCMQVGDDIRTQYSFDVKVTNEDKMLFDSDDEIDVLPLTCALETYDEPGLLDKTLYVGFQTASNRSIQILADSFNKARCIFDDVSRKVADKSVTELVQDIDRKCPDGCHSTVNIKDKYRLNNLRDTSDNPRGIVEEFCKKEDIIEIVDEKSVACGTAHNNAEYIDEQLIKEFDVSVVCDSDVFDNKKIVSDTQNSDKMCIESGLKNDENDVINISSEEHNIAHTKSSSTKCRGLLIENRETKVNNFVGFRTASDKKIAVSDEAVIKTRNVFDNIDDLELSGYRSTKECNEPKSVEKFTKNKPNLHNSKNTEVTKDVFRNNKSIDTERFRGFRTASNKNVYISKSALEKSKKIFEDIGENEDGFRTDDTKKHDEDMERNKMFNKIAPSDNGYKTQTTMQGFITASKKPVTISEEALSRCKKIFHDISYGDGIQNTSYSQDNKVQNICKVKSDNITIEKVEHRLKRKESLSKSETIENSSVVGIQNANNLKISKDEGMRSKISDNINYKNKENLCIQTSFVGFQTASNKKVKISEEALIKSKELFRSLDEDGDHTATKKFKVNEGFIGFQTANKKPVKVSEEALAKSKKIFEDIDLNKAESGFDPNVLISNKQAKISEAGFESGEKPQSCDQELKNHIKSKLKTNSIIKNNPKDTKDNKPNDKDKDITQFELNIDDLLNTEVIKNFDESLHMEEIVKDTPKSKRSGSPILSCPRAKKKKFEPPRSINRNIINNVEVPKTTHSYKFRDSYKRTKIYKLKDLKKNRITSRDIDIYILKYSFDNLLEFRFRDQRNDIDSDVWGTDKIKEYFTDNVNIKIVPEGWVENHMRLIIWKLLCYETFFGESMRNVCSVKNVLEQLKYRYDKELYNVERPALRRILERDDLSTKMMVLCVASIHEAGVSVRSVTNDSKNVELLLTDGWYCLKACVDRMIEKLIVDRKIVVGMKLAIHGAELLNCDQGMSPWEDINSVRLKLSGNSTKRARWDARLGFHGNAAMLTPLSAARLDGGKVSKLRVFVTRVYPTLYVEKFEDGSTVTRSERLELLHQMKYEAEKQMQMEKLYEEVEKMIETESQDSEQLTQNYNLETGSQIAKLMMKNQDPSELKATLTSSQVQRLNEHTHRQKEALIQKIQDKVKDLMKKRGINVSRSVVPLMKIRVADLRDDVTTALITIWRPNESLHEVIREGAWIDVYNAVPTSIRYSEIQISAGRQSMFCKSKYKETDRETILKHTLERKCYNIKDLQSSKTSPYNEIDTFGAIFLIEPENFDSNKQLFQNIYISGINKDIISINFWGGIKKFGYENILNVGNVVACVNIQKRAGNTKSIPQYRATELSYFTKTPKYDSLKTYLTDFLKKYNKMDGVKFVRDCVALKNNYSNINNDVSPLRHCSELNLSRNKMFLDSPLTRNSNLNITGSALEPGSSEETMLRKKKESERRIDKLKKYGEPPPLNQIHIRNRAHITPYKSPLISNDVSIRVANIDNDVASNKISSPVLNKTFVKINPVKLNFNVDNNEEPESPPLSLDTS from the exons atggatCACGAGGATAATATAGATGTTTTCGTTCATAAGTTACAAAATCGTAAGGGTGCATCGTTTTCTGTGTACCGTGAAAGCGGAAGCAATTCCAAGGATTATGACGAATTGAGAGTGGGAGatgttttgaaaacaatttcgaAACAAATAATGACTATCAAAAATTCTGATCGTCTTAACCAAGATGtgcgaaaaaatattactttatctaGTCATAAGAAATGTGGATTCATACCTCTTGCTTCAATTCAAGCGGAGACA TGCAGTATGGACACTCAATTGATTGATTTTGTTAGAAAAGCTGAAGCTATGATACAAGAAGAAAAtgatagagaaaaaaataaattgacatcTCCCAGAGATGTGGCTAGTGAGAAAGAAAGAATAGTTTTGATGGACaacacaaaacaatatatgcCAGAACAGCATAAGGTACTAAATATTACAGAAGAAAGACAGTGCGgaggaaaaataaatgataaatgcTGTGAGGTCGGAAATAAGGAAGATAGTAATGACATCACAGATTTACATAACAAATCTAACTCAGGTGATAAATTGGAAGCACCCACAAGTCCTATATTGAGCTCGTCGAGATCTACGTCCAAGCCCTTAGTATGTATGTTGGAAGAATTTGACAATTTCGAAAAGCTAGCTGTGCCTGTATTAAGGAAATTTACAGATTTCAACGAAGCAAAACGTGCTATCCACACACAGGTGAAAGCTAAAAACTTTGCCATCCAAAGTCATTCGGAATCAGTTAAATATGATCGTGACAAGGGTATTCAAAATGTACTCGGTGCCACTCGCAATGCTGTCAATCAAGCTGATGATTGCATGCAAGTCGGTGATGATATACGGACACAGTATAGTTTTGATGTCAAAGTTACCAATGAAGACAAAATGCTGTTCGATAGTGATGATGAAATAGATGTCTTGCCGTTGACTTGTGCATTAGAAACATATGACGAACCTGGACTCCTCGACAAAACTCTATATGTTGGTTTCCAAACAGCCAGCAATAGGTCCATACAAATTCTGGCTGACTCTTTCAATAAGGCGAGATGTATTTTTGATGATGTCAGCCGAAAAGTCGCTGACAAATCGGTGACTGAACTAGTTCAGGATATAGACAGGAAATGTCCAGATGGATGTCATTCCACAGTGAATATCaaagataaatatagattGAATAATCTGCGAGACACGTCAGATAATCCTAGAGGGATTGTCGAAGAATTTTGCAAGAAAGAGGATATTATTGAGATAGTTGATGAGAAATCAGTTGCGTGTGGAACTGCTCATAATAACGCAGAATATATAGACGAACAGTTAATAAAGGAATTTGATGTGAGTGTAGTTTGCGATAGTGATGTAttcgataataaaaaaatagtaagcGATACACAAAATAGCGATAAAATGTGTATTGAATCGGGATTGAAAAACGATGAAAATgacgttattaatataagttctGAAGAACACAATATAGCTCACACAAAAAGCTCTTCGACAAAATGTCGCggtttattaattgaaaatagagAAAcgaaagttaataattttgttggaTTCAGGACCGCGAGTGATAAAAAGATTGCAGTATCAGATGAGGCTGTCATAAAGACGAGAAACGTTTTTGACAATATCGACGATCTCGAACTTAGTGGATATAGATCAACAAAAGAATGCAACGAACCAAAATCtgttgaaaaatttacaaaaaacaaaccAAATTTACACAATTCCAAAAATACTGAAGTTACGAAAGATGTTTTTCGTAACAATAAATCCATAGACACAGAAAGGTTCAGAGGTTTTCGCACTGCGAGCAacaaaaatgtgtatatatcGAAAAGTGCTTTggaaaaatccaaaaaaatctTCGAAGATATTGGAGAAAATGAAGACGGATTTAGAACTGATGATACAAAGAAACATGATGAGGATatggaaagaaataaaatgtttaataaaattgcacCATCAGACAATGGATACAAAACTCAAACTACAATGCAAGGCTTCATAACAGCTAGCAAGAAACCAGTGACTATATCAGAAGAAGCTCTAAGTAGatgtaagaaaatttttcacgATATTTCATACGGAGATGGGATACAAAATACGTCCTATTCTCAGGACAACAAggttcaaaatatatgtaaagtaaAATCTGATAATATAACTATAGAAAAAGTAGAACATCGTCTAAAAAGGAAAGAAAGTTTGTCGAAATCAGAAACTATTGAGAATTCATCGGTTGTAGGAATTCAAAATGCGAATAATTTGAAGATATCAAAAGACGAAGGCATGAGAAGTAAGATATCGGacaatatcaattataaaaataaagaaaatttgtgTATACAAACCTCTTTCGTTGGATTCCAAACTGcgagtaataaaaaagtaaaaatatctgAAGAAGCCCTCATTAAGAGTAAGGAATTATTTCGGAGCTTGGACGAGGATGGTGATCATACAGCCACAAAGAAGTTTAAAGTCAATGAAGGTTTTATAGGCTTTCAGACGGCAAACAAGAAACCCGTCAAAGTATCGGAAGAGGCTTTAGCGAAAAGCAAAAAGATTTTTGAAGATATAGATTTGAATAAGGCAGAAAGTGGATTTGATCCCAACGTTCTGATAAGCAACAAACAAGCAAAAATATCAGAAGCTGGTTTTGAAAGTGGAGAGAAGCCCCAAAGCTGTGACCAAGaacttaaaaatcatataaaatccaaattaaaaaccaattccattataaaaaataatccaaaagatacaaaagataataaacctaatgataaagataaagatataACTCAGTTCGAGCTGAATATAGACGATCTTTTGAATACAGAGgttattaagaattttgaCGAATCCCTACACATGGAGGAAATAGTAAAAGATACTCCGAAGTCGAAGAGATCTGGCAGCCCAATACTGTCTTGTCCTAGAGCCAAGAAGAAAAAGTTCGAACCCCCGAGGAGCATTAATAGAAACATCATAAATAACGTAGAAGTTCCAAAGACCACACACTCATACAAATTCAGAGACTCCTATAAGAgaacgaaaatatataaattaaaagatctCAAGAAGAATCGCATAACATCCAGAGacatagatatttatattctgaagTATTCCTTCGATAATCTACTCGAATTCCGTTTTCGTGATCAGCGAAATGACATTGACAGTGACGTGTGGGGCACAGACaaaataaaggaatatttCACAGACAACGTAAACATTAAGATCGTACCGGAAGGCTGGGTGGAGAACCACATGAGACTGATCATATGGAAACTCCTTTGTTACGAAACCTTCTTCGGGGAGTCCATGAGGAACGTGTGTTCAGTTAAAAATGTTCTGGAACAGCTGAAATACAGATACGACAAGGAGTTGTATAACGTTGAGAGACCGGCGTTGAGGAGAATATTGGAGAGAGACGATCTCTCCACTAAGATGATGGTTCTCTGTGTCGCTAGTATTCACGAAGCCGGCGTTAGTGTTCGTAG TGTTACCAATGACAGCAAAAACGTGGAACTGTTACTTACGGACGGTTGGTATTGTTTAAAGGCGTGTGTAGACAGAATGATAGAAAAACTTATCGTCGATAGGAAAATAGTTGTTGGTATGAAACTAGCGATCCATGGAGCGGAATTGTTGAATTGTGACCAAGGGATGTCTCCCTGGGAg GATATAAATTCCGTGCGTCTCAAGTTGTCCGGAAATTCAACGAAACGCGCGCGTTGGGACGCCCGCCTCGGTTTCCATGGCAACGCCGCCATGTTGACTCCGCTGTCAGCTGCCAGGCTGGATGGCGGGAAAGTGTCGAAGCTGAGAGTGTTCGTGACTAGAGTGTATCCGACCTTGTATGTCGAGAAATTTGAAGATGGCAGTACCG TAACTCGTTCTGAACGCCTGGAACTCCTGCACCAGATGAAATATGAAGCAGAGAAACAGATGCAGATGGAGAAACTTTATGAAGAAGTGGAGAAGATGATTGAAACG GAATCTCAAGATTCAGAACAATTAACACAGAACTACAATCTTGAAACCGGCTCCCAAATAGCAAAGCTGATGATGAAGAACCAAGACCCATCAGAGTTGAAG GCTACCCTCACATCAAGTCAAGTGCAACGACTAAATGAACACACACATAGACAGAAGGAGGCTTTGATACAGAAAATACAAGACAAAGTCAAGGATCTGATGAAGAAGAGAGGAATCAATGTGTCCAGGAGTGTGGTGCCCTTAATGAAGATACGGGTAGCTGACCTACGAGATGATGTTACTACAG cTCTTATAACAATATGGCGACCGAACGAATCGCTACATGAAGTGATCAGAGAGGGCGCTTGGATCGATGTCTATAATGCCGTACCTACATCGATTCG ATATTCTGAGATCCAGATATCAGCGGGGCGGCAATCGATGTTCTGTAAGTCGAAATACAAAGAGACAGACAGAGAAAcgatattaaaacatacattagAAAGGaaatgttacaatataaagGATTTACAGAGTTCAAAGACCTCGCCGTACAACGAAATAGACACATTCGGCGCAATATTCCTCATAGAGCCAGAGAATTTTGACAGTAACAAACAATtattccaaaatatatatataagtgggataaataaagatattatatctataaatttctGGGGTGGCATCAAAAAATTTGGCTACGAAAACATACTGAATGTTGGAAATGTCGTTGCCTGTGTTAATATACAAAAGAGGGCTGGCAACACCAAAAGCATACCTCAGTATAGGGCCACAGAATTATCTTACTTCACAAAAACGCCGAAATACGACTCACTGAAAACATATTTGACAGATTTTCTAAAGAAATACAACAAAATGGACGGTGTAAAGTTCGTGCGGGACTGTGTAGCGTTGAAAAACAATTACAGTAACATAAACAACGACGTGTCGCCGCTTAGACACTGCAGTGAACTTAATCTATCGAGAAACAAAATGTTTCTAGACTCGCCACTGACAAGGAATTCAAATCTAAATATCACAGGTTCGGCCCTGGAGCCGGGATCTAGTGAAGAAACAATGTTAAGGAAGAAGAAAGAAAGCGAACGGAGAatcgataaattaaaaaaatacggcGAACCGCCGCCattaaatcaaatacataTCAGGAATAGAGCCCATATCACGCCGTACAAAAGCCCGCTAATTTCTAATGACGTTTCAATACGCGTTGCCAACATTGATAATGATGTTGCcagcaataaaatatctagtccagttttaaataaaaccttcgttaaaattaatcctgttaaactaaattttaatgtggatAATAACGAAGAACCAGAAAGTCCGCCTTTAAGTTTAGACACTTCTTGa
- the LOC116776590 gene encoding breast cancer type 2 susceptibility protein homolog isoform X1 gives MDHEDNIDVFVHKLQNRKGASFSVYRESGSNSKDYDELRVGDVLKTISKQIMTIKNSDRLNQDVRKNITLSSHKKCGFIPLASIQAETSMNTENNFDSQCSMDTQLIDFVRKAEAMIQEENDREKNKLTSPRDVASEKERIVLMDNTKQYMPEQHKVLNITEERQCGGKINDKCCEVGNKEDSNDITDLHNKSNSGDKLEAPTSPILSSSRSTSKPLVCMLEEFDNFEKLAVPVLRKFTDFNEAKRAIHTQVKAKNFAIQSHSESVKYDRDKGIQNVLGATRNAVNQADDCMQVGDDIRTQYSFDVKVTNEDKMLFDSDDEIDVLPLTCALETYDEPGLLDKTLYVGFQTASNRSIQILADSFNKARCIFDDVSRKVADKSVTELVQDIDRKCPDGCHSTVNIKDKYRLNNLRDTSDNPRGIVEEFCKKEDIIEIVDEKSVACGTAHNNAEYIDEQLIKEFDVSVVCDSDVFDNKKIVSDTQNSDKMCIESGLKNDENDVINISSEEHNIAHTKSSSTKCRGLLIENRETKVNNFVGFRTASDKKIAVSDEAVIKTRNVFDNIDDLELSGYRSTKECNEPKSVEKFTKNKPNLHNSKNTEVTKDVFRNNKSIDTERFRGFRTASNKNVYISKSALEKSKKIFEDIGENEDGFRTDDTKKHDEDMERNKMFNKIAPSDNGYKTQTTMQGFITASKKPVTISEEALSRCKKIFHDISYGDGIQNTSYSQDNKVQNICKVKSDNITIEKVEHRLKRKESLSKSETIENSSVVGIQNANNLKISKDEGMRSKISDNINYKNKENLCIQTSFVGFQTASNKKVKISEEALIKSKELFRSLDEDGDHTATKKFKVNEGFIGFQTANKKPVKVSEEALAKSKKIFEDIDLNKAESGFDPNVLISNKQAKISEAGFESGEKPQSCDQELKNHIKSKLKTNSIIKNNPKDTKDNKPNDKDKDITQFELNIDDLLNTEVIKNFDESLHMEEIVKDTPKSKRSGSPILSCPRAKKKKFEPPRSINRNIINNVEVPKTTHSYKFRDSYKRTKIYKLKDLKKNRITSRDIDIYILKYSFDNLLEFRFRDQRNDIDSDVWGTDKIKEYFTDNVNIKIVPEGWVENHMRLIIWKLLCYETFFGESMRNVCSVKNVLEQLKYRYDKELYNVERPALRRILERDDLSTKMMVLCVASIHEAGVSVRSVTNDSKNVELLLTDGWYCLKACVDRMIEKLIVDRKIVVGMKLAIHGAELLNCDQGMSPWEDINSVRLKLSGNSTKRARWDARLGFHGNAAMLTPLSAARLDGGKVSKLRVFVTRVYPTLYVEKFEDGSTVTRSERLELLHQMKYEAEKQMQMEKLYEEVEKMIETESQDSEQLTQNYNLETGSQIAKLMMKNQDPSELKATLTSSQVQRLNEHTHRQKEALIQKIQDKVKDLMKKRGINVSRSVVPLMKIRVADLRDDVTTALITIWRPNESLHEVIREGAWIDVYNAVPTSIRYSEIQISAGRQSMFCKSKYKETDRETILKHTLERKCYNIKDLQSSKTSPYNEIDTFGAIFLIEPENFDSNKQLFQNIYISGINKDIISINFWGGIKKFGYENILNVGNVVACVNIQKRAGNTKSIPQYRATELSYFTKTPKYDSLKTYLTDFLKKYNKMDGVKFVRDCVALKNNYSNINNDVSPLRHCSELNLSRNKMFLDSPLTRNSNLNITGSALEPGSSEETMLRKKKESERRIDKLKKYGEPPPLNQIHIRNRAHITPYKSPLISNDVSIRVANIDNDVASNKISSPVLNKTFVKINPVKLNFNVDNNEEPESPPLSLDTS, from the exons atggatCACGAGGATAATATAGATGTTTTCGTTCATAAGTTACAAAATCGTAAGGGTGCATCGTTTTCTGTGTACCGTGAAAGCGGAAGCAATTCCAAGGATTATGACGAATTGAGAGTGGGAGatgttttgaaaacaatttcgaAACAAATAATGACTATCAAAAATTCTGATCGTCTTAACCAAGATGtgcgaaaaaatattactttatctaGTCATAAGAAATGTGGATTCATACCTCTTGCTTCAATTCAAGCGGAGACA TCGATGAACactgaaaacaattttgattCACAGTGCAGTATGGACACTCAATTGATTGATTTTGTTAGAAAAGCTGAAGCTATGATACAAGAAGAAAAtgatagagaaaaaaataaattgacatcTCCCAGAGATGTGGCTAGTGAGAAAGAAAGAATAGTTTTGATGGACaacacaaaacaatatatgcCAGAACAGCATAAGGTACTAAATATTACAGAAGAAAGACAGTGCGgaggaaaaataaatgataaatgcTGTGAGGTCGGAAATAAGGAAGATAGTAATGACATCACAGATTTACATAACAAATCTAACTCAGGTGATAAATTGGAAGCACCCACAAGTCCTATATTGAGCTCGTCGAGATCTACGTCCAAGCCCTTAGTATGTATGTTGGAAGAATTTGACAATTTCGAAAAGCTAGCTGTGCCTGTATTAAGGAAATTTACAGATTTCAACGAAGCAAAACGTGCTATCCACACACAGGTGAAAGCTAAAAACTTTGCCATCCAAAGTCATTCGGAATCAGTTAAATATGATCGTGACAAGGGTATTCAAAATGTACTCGGTGCCACTCGCAATGCTGTCAATCAAGCTGATGATTGCATGCAAGTCGGTGATGATATACGGACACAGTATAGTTTTGATGTCAAAGTTACCAATGAAGACAAAATGCTGTTCGATAGTGATGATGAAATAGATGTCTTGCCGTTGACTTGTGCATTAGAAACATATGACGAACCTGGACTCCTCGACAAAACTCTATATGTTGGTTTCCAAACAGCCAGCAATAGGTCCATACAAATTCTGGCTGACTCTTTCAATAAGGCGAGATGTATTTTTGATGATGTCAGCCGAAAAGTCGCTGACAAATCGGTGACTGAACTAGTTCAGGATATAGACAGGAAATGTCCAGATGGATGTCATTCCACAGTGAATATCaaagataaatatagattGAATAATCTGCGAGACACGTCAGATAATCCTAGAGGGATTGTCGAAGAATTTTGCAAGAAAGAGGATATTATTGAGATAGTTGATGAGAAATCAGTTGCGTGTGGAACTGCTCATAATAACGCAGAATATATAGACGAACAGTTAATAAAGGAATTTGATGTGAGTGTAGTTTGCGATAGTGATGTAttcgataataaaaaaatagtaagcGATACACAAAATAGCGATAAAATGTGTATTGAATCGGGATTGAAAAACGATGAAAATgacgttattaatataagttctGAAGAACACAATATAGCTCACACAAAAAGCTCTTCGACAAAATGTCGCggtttattaattgaaaatagagAAAcgaaagttaataattttgttggaTTCAGGACCGCGAGTGATAAAAAGATTGCAGTATCAGATGAGGCTGTCATAAAGACGAGAAACGTTTTTGACAATATCGACGATCTCGAACTTAGTGGATATAGATCAACAAAAGAATGCAACGAACCAAAATCtgttgaaaaatttacaaaaaacaaaccAAATTTACACAATTCCAAAAATACTGAAGTTACGAAAGATGTTTTTCGTAACAATAAATCCATAGACACAGAAAGGTTCAGAGGTTTTCGCACTGCGAGCAacaaaaatgtgtatatatcGAAAAGTGCTTTggaaaaatccaaaaaaatctTCGAAGATATTGGAGAAAATGAAGACGGATTTAGAACTGATGATACAAAGAAACATGATGAGGATatggaaagaaataaaatgtttaataaaattgcacCATCAGACAATGGATACAAAACTCAAACTACAATGCAAGGCTTCATAACAGCTAGCAAGAAACCAGTGACTATATCAGAAGAAGCTCTAAGTAGatgtaagaaaatttttcacgATATTTCATACGGAGATGGGATACAAAATACGTCCTATTCTCAGGACAACAAggttcaaaatatatgtaaagtaaAATCTGATAATATAACTATAGAAAAAGTAGAACATCGTCTAAAAAGGAAAGAAAGTTTGTCGAAATCAGAAACTATTGAGAATTCATCGGTTGTAGGAATTCAAAATGCGAATAATTTGAAGATATCAAAAGACGAAGGCATGAGAAGTAAGATATCGGacaatatcaattataaaaataaagaaaatttgtgTATACAAACCTCTTTCGTTGGATTCCAAACTGcgagtaataaaaaagtaaaaatatctgAAGAAGCCCTCATTAAGAGTAAGGAATTATTTCGGAGCTTGGACGAGGATGGTGATCATACAGCCACAAAGAAGTTTAAAGTCAATGAAGGTTTTATAGGCTTTCAGACGGCAAACAAGAAACCCGTCAAAGTATCGGAAGAGGCTTTAGCGAAAAGCAAAAAGATTTTTGAAGATATAGATTTGAATAAGGCAGAAAGTGGATTTGATCCCAACGTTCTGATAAGCAACAAACAAGCAAAAATATCAGAAGCTGGTTTTGAAAGTGGAGAGAAGCCCCAAAGCTGTGACCAAGaacttaaaaatcatataaaatccaaattaaaaaccaattccattataaaaaataatccaaaagatacaaaagataataaacctaatgataaagataaagatataACTCAGTTCGAGCTGAATATAGACGATCTTTTGAATACAGAGgttattaagaattttgaCGAATCCCTACACATGGAGGAAATAGTAAAAGATACTCCGAAGTCGAAGAGATCTGGCAGCCCAATACTGTCTTGTCCTAGAGCCAAGAAGAAAAAGTTCGAACCCCCGAGGAGCATTAATAGAAACATCATAAATAACGTAGAAGTTCCAAAGACCACACACTCATACAAATTCAGAGACTCCTATAAGAgaacgaaaatatataaattaaaagatctCAAGAAGAATCGCATAACATCCAGAGacatagatatttatattctgaagTATTCCTTCGATAATCTACTCGAATTCCGTTTTCGTGATCAGCGAAATGACATTGACAGTGACGTGTGGGGCACAGACaaaataaaggaatatttCACAGACAACGTAAACATTAAGATCGTACCGGAAGGCTGGGTGGAGAACCACATGAGACTGATCATATGGAAACTCCTTTGTTACGAAACCTTCTTCGGGGAGTCCATGAGGAACGTGTGTTCAGTTAAAAATGTTCTGGAACAGCTGAAATACAGATACGACAAGGAGTTGTATAACGTTGAGAGACCGGCGTTGAGGAGAATATTGGAGAGAGACGATCTCTCCACTAAGATGATGGTTCTCTGTGTCGCTAGTATTCACGAAGCCGGCGTTAGTGTTCGTAG TGTTACCAATGACAGCAAAAACGTGGAACTGTTACTTACGGACGGTTGGTATTGTTTAAAGGCGTGTGTAGACAGAATGATAGAAAAACTTATCGTCGATAGGAAAATAGTTGTTGGTATGAAACTAGCGATCCATGGAGCGGAATTGTTGAATTGTGACCAAGGGATGTCTCCCTGGGAg GATATAAATTCCGTGCGTCTCAAGTTGTCCGGAAATTCAACGAAACGCGCGCGTTGGGACGCCCGCCTCGGTTTCCATGGCAACGCCGCCATGTTGACTCCGCTGTCAGCTGCCAGGCTGGATGGCGGGAAAGTGTCGAAGCTGAGAGTGTTCGTGACTAGAGTGTATCCGACCTTGTATGTCGAGAAATTTGAAGATGGCAGTACCG TAACTCGTTCTGAACGCCTGGAACTCCTGCACCAGATGAAATATGAAGCAGAGAAACAGATGCAGATGGAGAAACTTTATGAAGAAGTGGAGAAGATGATTGAAACG GAATCTCAAGATTCAGAACAATTAACACAGAACTACAATCTTGAAACCGGCTCCCAAATAGCAAAGCTGATGATGAAGAACCAAGACCCATCAGAGTTGAAG GCTACCCTCACATCAAGTCAAGTGCAACGACTAAATGAACACACACATAGACAGAAGGAGGCTTTGATACAGAAAATACAAGACAAAGTCAAGGATCTGATGAAGAAGAGAGGAATCAATGTGTCCAGGAGTGTGGTGCCCTTAATGAAGATACGGGTAGCTGACCTACGAGATGATGTTACTACAG cTCTTATAACAATATGGCGACCGAACGAATCGCTACATGAAGTGATCAGAGAGGGCGCTTGGATCGATGTCTATAATGCCGTACCTACATCGATTCG ATATTCTGAGATCCAGATATCAGCGGGGCGGCAATCGATGTTCTGTAAGTCGAAATACAAAGAGACAGACAGAGAAAcgatattaaaacatacattagAAAGGaaatgttacaatataaagGATTTACAGAGTTCAAAGACCTCGCCGTACAACGAAATAGACACATTCGGCGCAATATTCCTCATAGAGCCAGAGAATTTTGACAGTAACAAACAATtattccaaaatatatatataagtgggataaataaagatattatatctataaatttctGGGGTGGCATCAAAAAATTTGGCTACGAAAACATACTGAATGTTGGAAATGTCGTTGCCTGTGTTAATATACAAAAGAGGGCTGGCAACACCAAAAGCATACCTCAGTATAGGGCCACAGAATTATCTTACTTCACAAAAACGCCGAAATACGACTCACTGAAAACATATTTGACAGATTTTCTAAAGAAATACAACAAAATGGACGGTGTAAAGTTCGTGCGGGACTGTGTAGCGTTGAAAAACAATTACAGTAACATAAACAACGACGTGTCGCCGCTTAGACACTGCAGTGAACTTAATCTATCGAGAAACAAAATGTTTCTAGACTCGCCACTGACAAGGAATTCAAATCTAAATATCACAGGTTCGGCCCTGGAGCCGGGATCTAGTGAAGAAACAATGTTAAGGAAGAAGAAAGAAAGCGAACGGAGAatcgataaattaaaaaaatacggcGAACCGCCGCCattaaatcaaatacataTCAGGAATAGAGCCCATATCACGCCGTACAAAAGCCCGCTAATTTCTAATGACGTTTCAATACGCGTTGCCAACATTGATAATGATGTTGCcagcaataaaatatctagtccagttttaaataaaaccttcgttaaaattaatcctgttaaactaaattttaatgtggatAATAACGAAGAACCAGAAAGTCCGCCTTTAAGTTTAGACACTTCTTGa